Proteins from a single region of Flavobacterium sp. YJ01:
- a CDS encoding extracellular solute-binding protein yields MIKLKGITWNHTRGLLPMVATSQRFTELHPDVEISWEKRSLQEFADASIEDLAKRFDLLVIDHPWTGFGAQTKAILPLSDYLSNEYIKDQESNTVGKSYGSYVFHDKLWALPIDAATPVASARLDILEKNDLEVPKTYEDLLALAKKGLVAFAGIPVDVLMSFYMFCCSLGEAPFLSEEKVISETTGIKALQMFRELAQLIDPANFNRNPIQVYEAMVNSNEIAYCPFAYGYSNYSRIGYSQNLLHFYDLVKLNDNPMISSLGGTGLAVSSFSQHIETAIKYAEFTCSSQVQQNIYTDNGGQPGHLQAWKSERINGVTHDYFKNTLPALERAFLRPRYYGHMYFQDHAGDVVRNYLMNGGDELKVLEEMNSLYAESLKIQTV; encoded by the coding sequence ATGATAAAATTAAAAGGCATAACTTGGAACCATACAAGAGGTTTGCTTCCAATGGTTGCTACATCGCAGCGTTTTACTGAACTACATCCTGATGTTGAAATTTCTTGGGAGAAAAGAAGTTTACAAGAATTTGCCGATGCTTCTATCGAAGACCTAGCCAAAAGATTTGATTTATTGGTAATCGATCATCCTTGGACTGGTTTTGGAGCGCAAACCAAAGCGATTCTTCCGTTATCTGATTATTTATCAAACGAATATATTAAAGACCAAGAAAGTAATACGGTTGGAAAATCGTACGGAAGTTATGTTTTTCACGACAAATTATGGGCGCTTCCTATTGATGCTGCAACTCCAGTTGCCTCTGCCCGCTTGGATATTTTAGAAAAAAATGATTTAGAAGTTCCTAAAACTTACGAAGATTTATTGGCTTTAGCGAAAAAAGGTTTAGTCGCTTTCGCTGGAATTCCTGTAGATGTTTTAATGAGTTTTTATATGTTTTGCTGTAGTTTAGGCGAAGCTCCTTTTCTTTCTGAAGAAAAAGTAATTTCTGAAACTACAGGAATCAAAGCCCTTCAAATGTTTAGAGAATTGGCGCAGTTGATTGATCCCGCAAACTTTAACCGTAATCCTATTCAGGTTTACGAAGCAATGGTTAATTCAAACGAAATTGCCTATTGCCCTTTTGCTTATGGTTATTCTAATTATTCTCGCATTGGCTACAGCCAAAACCTTTTACATTTTTATGATTTAGTAAAACTAAATGACAATCCGATGATTTCTTCTTTGGGAGGAACTGGATTGGCTGTTTCTTCATTCAGCCAACATATTGAAACTGCAATAAAATACGCTGAATTTACTTGTTCATCGCAAGTTCAGCAGAATATTTATACTGATAATGGCGGTCAGCCAGGGCATTTGCAAGCTTGGAAAAGCGAAAGAATTAATGGCGTGACGCACGATTATTTCAAAAATACACTTCCTGCGTTAGAACGTGCTTTCCTTCGTCCGAGATATTACGGTCACATGTATTTCCAAGATCATGCTGGAGATGTGGTTCGCAATTATTTGATGAATGGCGGAGACGAATTAAAAGTGTTGGAAGAAATGAATTCGCTTTACGCGGAATCTCTAAAAATCCAAACCGTATGA
- a CDS encoding fumarylacetoacetate hydrolase family protein, whose amino-acid sequence MKLIRFGEIGKEKPGVLIGEKRYDVSSIVTDFNESFFDENGLEKLQKALESNPTLPEVDASVRLGSPVARPSKIICIGLNYIDHCKETNAPIPTEPIIFFKSTTSLCGPDDNLIIPKNSEKTDWEVELAFVVGKKASYVEEAEALDYVAGYALLNDYSERAFQLERGGQWAKGKGSDTFAPLGPFLATKDEIADVDNLKMWLTVNGKKYQDSNTLNLVFKIPYLVHYLSQFMTLLPGDIISTGTPPGVGLGIKPDPIYIKAGDVVELGIEGLGTSKQKAVAYQK is encoded by the coding sequence ATGAAATTAATACGTTTTGGAGAAATCGGAAAAGAGAAACCTGGAGTTTTGATTGGAGAAAAGAGATATGATGTTTCTTCGATTGTAACCGATTTTAACGAAAGTTTCTTTGACGAAAACGGATTAGAAAAATTACAAAAAGCATTAGAAAGTAACCCGACATTACCAGAAGTTGACGCTTCTGTACGATTGGGTTCGCCTGTTGCGAGACCTTCAAAAATTATCTGCATTGGATTGAATTATATTGATCACTGTAAAGAAACAAATGCTCCAATTCCGACAGAACCTATTATTTTCTTTAAATCAACAACTTCTTTGTGCGGTCCAGATGATAATTTGATTATTCCAAAGAATAGTGAAAAAACAGATTGGGAAGTAGAATTGGCTTTTGTTGTGGGTAAAAAAGCAAGTTACGTTGAAGAAGCTGAAGCTTTAGATTATGTTGCAGGTTATGCTTTATTGAATGATTATAGTGAAAGAGCTTTTCAGCTAGAGCGTGGCGGACAATGGGCGAAAGGAAAAGGAAGTGACACTTTTGCGCCTCTTGGACCATTTTTGGCAACAAAAGATGAAATTGCAGATGTTGACAATTTAAAGATGTGGCTGACGGTAAACGGTAAAAAATATCAAGACAGTAATACTTTAAATTTAGTTTTCAAAATTCCTTATTTAGTGCATTATTTAAGTCAGTTTATGACTTTGCTTCCTGGCGATATCATCAGTACAGGAACGCCTCCGGGAGTTGGTTTAGGAATTAAACCAGATCCGATTTACATTAAAGCTGGCGATGTTGTGGAATTAGGAATTGAAGGTTTAGGAACAAGCAAACAAAAGGCTGTAGCATATCAAAAATAA
- a CDS encoding zinc-binding alcohol dehydrogenase family protein: MKYIVCEKPQEFLLKETSIPEPKEGEVLLKIKRIGICGTDIHAFGGTQPYFEYPRILGHELAAEYVKGNAAGFKPGDKVTFIPYFNCGKCVACRNGLTNCCVNIKVFGVHIDGGMAEYVSIPEQYLLHGQGLDYDELALVEPLAIAAHGVRRAAVKPTDTVLVMGAGPIGIGLIQFAKIAGAKVIVMDINDYRLNFCKEQLQADETINPLNDDVAQKLAELTNGDMANVVIDATGNQKVMNSAFNYISHGGRFVLVGLQKGELSFSHPDFHKRESTLMSSRNATIEDFEYVMKCLKEGKIDPKKYITHRTSFSEMITDFGNLIDPKNNVIKALIEID; encoded by the coding sequence ATGAAATATATAGTTTGCGAAAAACCACAGGAATTTCTACTAAAAGAAACCAGTATTCCAGAACCAAAAGAAGGTGAAGTTTTATTGAAAATTAAAAGAATCGGAATCTGCGGAACTGATATTCACGCTTTTGGCGGTACTCAGCCATATTTTGAATATCCAAGAATTTTAGGTCACGAATTGGCGGCTGAATATGTAAAAGGGAATGCAGCAGGTTTTAAACCGGGAGATAAAGTAACTTTTATTCCGTATTTCAACTGCGGAAAATGTGTGGCTTGTAGAAACGGATTGACAAATTGCTGTGTAAATATCAAAGTTTTCGGAGTTCATATTGATGGCGGAATGGCTGAATATGTTTCGATTCCAGAACAATATTTATTGCATGGTCAAGGTTTAGATTATGACGAATTGGCTTTGGTTGAACCTTTGGCAATTGCAGCACATGGCGTAAGAAGAGCGGCAGTAAAACCGACAGACACCGTTTTGGTAATGGGAGCAGGACCAATCGGAATTGGCTTGATTCAGTTTGCTAAAATTGCCGGAGCTAAAGTGATTGTTATGGATATTAACGATTATAGATTGAATTTCTGTAAAGAACAGTTACAAGCAGACGAAACGATTAATCCGTTAAACGATGATGTTGCGCAAAAATTAGCCGAATTGACAAACGGTGATATGGCAAATGTGGTTATTGACGCTACAGGAAACCAGAAAGTAATGAATAGTGCTTTTAATTATATTTCACACGGCGGAAGATTTGTTTTGGTTGGACTTCAGAAGGGAGAATTAAGTTTTAGTCATCCAGATTTCCACAAAAGAGAATCAACTTTAATGAGCAGTAGAAATGCAACAATTGAAGATTTCGAATATGTGATGAAATGTTTAAAAGAAGGAAAAATCGATCCTAAAAAATACATTACGCACAGAACAAGTTTCTCTGAAATGATAACTGATTTTGGGAATTTAATTGATCCAAAGAATAATGTGATCAAAGCATTAATTGAAATAGACTAA
- a CDS encoding SDR family oxidoreductase: MDLNLKNKIVVVSGSAGKEGSIGETIVNRLADEGAIPVLVDRNARGFEYVERLQKRGVNSLFVQTDVTDPVAIENAVKVIGAKYGRIDAIINNVGVNDGAGLDASYEEFMDSLKLNVVSYFLLAKYSLPYLKESKGNILNIGSKVALTGQGGTSGYAAAKGGVLGLTREWAVDLIQFGIRSNAIIIAESYTPAYEDWIKTLPDGEAVLKKISKTIPLESRMTKTEEIADTALFVISEKSSHTTGQFVFVDGGYVHLDRALISDVN; the protein is encoded by the coding sequence ATGGATTTAAACTTAAAAAATAAAATAGTTGTCGTTTCTGGTTCGGCTGGAAAAGAAGGCAGTATCGGAGAAACAATCGTGAATAGATTGGCAGATGAAGGAGCAATTCCGGTTTTAGTTGACAGAAACGCAAGAGGTTTCGAATACGTGGAAAGACTTCAAAAAAGAGGTGTTAATTCACTATTTGTGCAAACTGATGTAACAGATCCTGTTGCGATAGAAAATGCTGTAAAAGTAATTGGAGCAAAATACGGTAGAATTGATGCCATCATAAATAATGTTGGTGTAAATGATGGAGCAGGATTAGACGCTTCTTACGAGGAATTTATGGATTCTTTGAAACTGAATGTTGTTAGTTACTTTTTACTGGCGAAGTATTCGCTTCCCTACCTAAAAGAATCAAAAGGAAATATTTTAAATATCGGTTCAAAAGTTGCTTTAACAGGGCAGGGTGGAACTTCTGGTTACGCTGCTGCGAAAGGTGGCGTTTTGGGCTTAACTAGAGAATGGGCGGTAGATTTGATTCAGTTTGGAATCCGTTCGAATGCGATTATTATTGCAGAAAGTTACACACCAGCTTACGAAGATTGGATTAAAACATTGCCAGATGGAGAGGCAGTTTTGAAAAAAATTAGTAAAACGATTCCATTAGAAAGTCGAATGACTAAAACAGAAGAAATTGCAGATACGGCGCTTTTCGTCATTTCAGAAAAATCATCACATACTACGGGACAATTTGTTTTTGTGGATGGAGGTTACGTACATTTAGACCGCGCATTAATCAGCGATGTTAACTAA
- a CDS encoding amidohydrolase family protein, translated as MSKRIDSHQHFWKFDPVRDSWIDESMQNIQRDFLPEDLLPLLKENQFEGCVAVQASQSEEETHFLLDLASKNDFIKGVVGWVDLRSENIEERLQFFSDQKKLKGFRHVVQGEADDFMFGTGFRRGITALKPFNYTYDILIFERQLPAAISLVKDFPNQKFVIDHIAKPDIKSETIYSWKSGIEEIAKYDNVWCKISGMVTEADWKNWKPEDLKPYLDVIFENFSVDKLMYGSDWPVLNVASDYNEVVKTLEDYISKYSIEDQNKIWFENANEFYKLNS; from the coding sequence ATGAGTAAAAGAATAGATTCCCATCAGCATTTTTGGAAGTTCGATCCCGTTAGAGACAGTTGGATTGATGAATCGATGCAGAATATCCAAAGAGATTTTCTTCCAGAAGATTTACTGCCGTTATTAAAAGAAAACCAGTTTGAAGGTTGCGTTGCTGTTCAAGCAAGTCAATCGGAGGAAGAAACGCATTTCTTATTGGATTTAGCTTCTAAAAATGATTTCATAAAAGGAGTTGTCGGCTGGGTAGATTTGCGAAGTGAGAATATCGAAGAACGTTTGCAATTCTTTTCAGATCAAAAAAAACTGAAAGGTTTCAGGCACGTTGTTCAAGGTGAAGCGGATGATTTTATGTTCGGAACAGGATTCAGAAGAGGAATCACAGCTTTAAAACCATTTAATTATACTTACGATATATTGATTTTTGAACGTCAATTACCAGCAGCAATAAGTTTGGTGAAAGATTTTCCAAATCAAAAGTTTGTAATAGATCATATTGCCAAACCAGATATTAAATCAGAAACTATTTATTCTTGGAAAAGCGGCATTGAAGAAATTGCAAAATACGACAATGTTTGGTGTAAAATCTCAGGAATGGTCACAGAAGCCGATTGGAAAAATTGGAAACCAGAAGATTTAAAACCGTATTTAGATGTAATTTTTGAAAACTTTTCAGTTGATAAATTAATGTATGGTTCAGATTGGCCAGTTTTAAACGTAGCTTCAGATTATAATGAAGTAGTAAAAACATTGGAAGATTATATTTCGAAGTATTCGATTGAAGACCAGAATAAGATTTGGTTTGAGAATGCGAACGAATTTTATAAACTAAACAGTTAG
- a CDS encoding glycoside hydrolase family 28 protein — protein sequence MKTNRKNLLCVALASFALSFNTVSAQKSADTYKNIEFKMAEVQEPVIPQYSVNLKDFGAVNGGYVLNTKAFAEAIDALSKKGGGKLIIPPGIWLTGPIILKSNIELHAERGALIKFSTDKSLYPIIETSFEGLNTWRCISPIYGKNLENIAFTGNGVWDGSGEAWRQVKKSKLTDEQWKKFVASGGVLNEKKDSWYPSEQYLKGAKGADQNIRLDLKTKEDFEAIHDFLRPVLVSIQNSKRVLFDGPVFQNSPAWNIHPLLIEDLIVRNITVRNPWFSQNGDGLDVESCKNVVIENSSFDVGDDAICIKSGKDKDGRDRGVPCENIIVKNNIVYHGHGGVTVGSEMSGGVKNLHVSNCTFMGTDVGLRFKSTRGRGGVVENVYISDVFMTDIPSQAISFDLYYGGKSIAETLADGGNTVSTKAIPVNEETPQFKNIVIKNITIKGAQQAVFLQGLPEMNLENIEITNLIAKAQKGFSIIDANGIKINNAQLDIEAKNAFEIYNTKNLSLKNIEFNPSSSNAITINGEASKNIDLSGSKINFSKTTTVDKNVPKKAVKF from the coding sequence ATGAAAACTAACCGAAAAAACCTTTTATGTGTCGCTCTCGCCTCTTTTGCTTTGAGTTTCAATACAGTTTCTGCACAAAAATCTGCTGACACCTATAAAAATATTGAGTTTAAAATGGCTGAAGTTCAAGAGCCTGTAATTCCGCAGTACAGTGTAAATCTAAAAGACTTTGGAGCAGTAAATGGCGGTTACGTTTTAAATACAAAAGCTTTTGCAGAAGCTATTGATGCACTTTCGAAAAAAGGCGGTGGAAAACTGATTATTCCACCTGGAATTTGGCTAACGGGTCCAATCATTCTAAAAAGTAACATTGAACTTCATGCAGAAAGAGGTGCATTAATCAAATTCAGTACCGATAAATCTTTATATCCAATAATCGAAACCAGCTTTGAAGGTTTAAATACATGGCGATGTATCTCTCCTATTTATGGTAAAAATTTAGAAAATATAGCATTTACAGGAAATGGTGTTTGGGATGGTTCTGGTGAAGCTTGGAGACAAGTTAAAAAGAGCAAACTAACAGATGAACAATGGAAGAAATTTGTAGCTTCTGGCGGAGTTTTAAATGAAAAGAAAGACAGCTGGTATCCTTCTGAACAATATTTAAAAGGTGCTAAAGGTGCTGATCAGAACATTCGTCTTGACTTGAAAACGAAAGAAGATTTTGAAGCTATTCATGATTTCTTGCGTCCAGTTTTGGTCAGCATTCAAAATAGTAAAAGAGTGCTATTTGACGGACCTGTTTTTCAAAATTCTCCTGCATGGAATATTCACCCATTATTAATTGAAGATTTAATTGTTCGAAATATAACTGTTCGTAATCCATGGTTTTCTCAAAACGGCGACGGACTTGATGTAGAATCTTGTAAAAATGTAGTAATCGAAAACTCAAGTTTTGATGTGGGTGACGATGCAATCTGCATTAAATCTGGAAAAGATAAAGACGGACGTGACAGAGGTGTTCCATGCGAAAATATCATTGTAAAAAATAATATCGTGTATCACGGTCACGGCGGTGTTACAGTTGGAAGTGAAATGTCTGGCGGTGTAAAAAACCTACACGTTTCTAATTGTACTTTTATGGGAACTGATGTTGGTCTTCGTTTTAAAAGTACTCGCGGGCGTGGCGGTGTTGTAGAAAACGTTTATATCTCGGATGTTTTTATGACCGATATTCCATCTCAGGCAATTTCTTTTGATTTGTATTACGGAGGAAAATCGATCGCTGAGACTTTAGCAGATGGAGGAAATACTGTTAGCACAAAAGCAATTCCAGTAAACGAAGAAACGCCTCAGTTTAAAAATATCGTGATCAAAAACATTACAATCAAAGGCGCTCAGCAAGCGGTATTTTTACAAGGTCTTCCTGAAATGAATTTGGAAAATATTGAAATCACAAACCTGATTGCTAAAGCACAAAAAGGTTTTTCTATAATTGATGCCAACGGAATTAAAATCAACAACGCACAATTGGATATCGAAGCGAAGAATGCTTTCGAAATTTACAATACTAAAAATCTTTCACTGAAAAACATCGAGTTTAATCCTTCTTCATCAAATGCGATTACAATTAATGGTGAAGCGAGCAAAAATATTGATTTGAGCGGCTCTAAGATTAATTTTTCTAAGACGACAACTGTTGATAAAAACGTTCCTAAAAAAGCGGTGAAATTTTAA
- a CDS encoding right-handed parallel beta-helix repeat-containing protein produces MVFTISASGAEIWVSPSGKDSNIGTKSSPLATVHMAMRKARELRRLKDPSIKDGIRIIVMNGTYYLNESLFVRPEDSGTADSPTTIEADVNARPIISGGIEIKNWTKSTTVINGLKKGAVWVTDAPKKAGSLIDYRQLWVNGKKAVRAKNTAGTTMERILSWNHEEQTCWIPFKDKSVKFEPGMEMFIVQWWSSANLRIKNIEVQKDSAKLSFEEPESRIQSEHPWPAPWISKNNGNSAYFLNNAFSLLNEPGEWYLDKKNAKIYYVPRAGEDINSAIVTAPVLENLVEVKGTIDSPVHHFQFKGISFQYSNWLRPSQQGHVPLQSGLYLLDAYKLKVPGTPNQANLENQAWVGRPRAAVEVNYANNIQFESCRFEHLASTGLDLNKGTNHNTVKGNLFKDIGGSAINVGIFSEEAFEAHLPLIIKDEREMCSDEVIADNLITNVTNEDWGTLGISAGFVRNITIEHNEISDVSYSGMAMGWGWTHTPNVMQNNKILGNKIHHYAKHLHDVAGIYTLSAQPNSRIEENYIDKVYNSPYAHDPFLWLYLYTDEGSEGFTIKNNWIAEKKILKNHNGPKGNIWEHNDPYVSSKIKDAAGIRAPYKDLEKEVVIDEKWGLQEMPKPYAIELIGSDFDMEKIKSTLTGFRIVGQELYQWKNHLVIYGKMNQPERTKRKLAGAFPSLEIKIYEDLVYDFQNFERCKDSKPASDWENVVLTANLPADEKLQKEYVEYHKTQFEKWPEVAKGFCNADFQQLQVFKKDRQLILVISIPKGENLDKLNPKTTQNNPRVDDWNALMKKYQSGIEGAKPDETWIFLNKVETK; encoded by the coding sequence ATGGTATTCACAATTTCGGCAAGTGGAGCTGAAATCTGGGTTTCACCATCAGGAAAAGATTCGAACATCGGAACAAAATCAAGTCCGTTGGCAACGGTTCATATGGCAATGCGAAAAGCGAGAGAACTTCGCCGTTTAAAAGATCCATCGATAAAAGACGGAATCCGAATTATAGTAATGAACGGAACGTATTATTTAAACGAATCTTTATTTGTGCGTCCTGAAGATTCTGGAACTGCAGACAGCCCAACAACAATCGAAGCTGATGTAAATGCAAGACCCATTATAAGCGGTGGAATCGAAATTAAAAACTGGACAAAATCGACAACGGTTATCAACGGACTTAAAAAAGGTGCTGTTTGGGTGACTGATGCTCCTAAAAAAGCAGGAAGTCTTATTGATTACAGACAATTGTGGGTAAATGGCAAAAAAGCCGTTAGAGCCAAAAATACTGCCGGAACTACAATGGAGCGTATTTTATCGTGGAATCACGAAGAACAAACCTGTTGGATTCCGTTTAAAGATAAGTCGGTTAAGTTTGAACCGGGAATGGAAATGTTTATTGTGCAATGGTGGTCGAGTGCTAATCTTCGAATCAAAAATATTGAAGTGCAGAAAGACAGTGCCAAACTTTCGTTTGAAGAGCCAGAAAGCCGCATTCAAAGCGAGCATCCGTGGCCTGCTCCGTGGATTTCTAAAAATAATGGAAATTCAGCTTATTTCTTAAACAATGCTTTTTCACTTTTAAATGAACCTGGAGAATGGTATTTAGACAAGAAAAATGCTAAAATCTACTATGTTCCGAGAGCTGGTGAAGATATTAATTCGGCAATTGTAACCGCGCCTGTTTTAGAAAATCTGGTTGAAGTAAAAGGAACAATCGATTCTCCTGTTCATCATTTTCAATTTAAAGGAATTTCGTTTCAATACAGCAACTGGCTTCGTCCTTCGCAGCAAGGTCATGTGCCGTTGCAGTCTGGTTTATATTTGTTAGACGCTTATAAATTGAAAGTTCCAGGAACGCCAAATCAGGCAAATTTAGAAAATCAGGCCTGGGTGGGAAGACCTCGTGCAGCGGTTGAAGTTAATTATGCTAACAATATTCAGTTTGAATCGTGTCGTTTTGAGCATTTGGCTTCGACTGGTTTAGATTTAAATAAAGGAACAAATCATAATACCGTAAAAGGAAATTTATTTAAAGATATTGGCGGAAGTGCCATCAATGTTGGAATTTTCTCTGAAGAAGCTTTTGAAGCGCATTTACCTTTAATCATAAAAGATGAAAGAGAAATGTGCTCGGATGAAGTGATTGCTGATAATTTAATCACCAATGTAACCAATGAAGATTGGGGAACTTTAGGAATCAGCGCTGGTTTTGTTCGAAATATTACGATTGAACACAACGAAATTTCGGATGTATCGTATTCCGGAATGGCAATGGGATGGGGTTGGACGCATACGCCAAACGTAATGCAGAACAATAAAATTCTGGGGAATAAAATTCATCATTATGCGAAACATTTACATGATGTTGCTGGAATTTACACGCTTTCGGCACAACCAAACAGCCGAATCGAAGAAAATTATATTGATAAAGTGTACAATAGTCCGTATGCGCACGATCCATTTTTATGGCTGTATTTGTATACCGATGAAGGAAGTGAAGGTTTTACGATCAAAAACAACTGGATTGCCGAAAAGAAAATCCTTAAAAACCATAATGGTCCAAAAGGAAATATTTGGGAACATAACGATCCGTATGTAAGTAGTAAAATAAAAGATGCTGCTGGAATTAGAGCTCCTTATAAAGATTTAGAAAAAGAAGTCGTAATCGATGAAAAATGGGGATTGCAGGAAATGCCAAAACCGTATGCAATCGAATTGATAGGTTCTGATTTTGATATGGAAAAAATCAAATCGACTTTAACAGGTTTTAGAATTGTAGGTCAGGAATTGTACCAATGGAAAAATCATTTGGTGATTTACGGAAAAATGAATCAGCCCGAAAGAACAAAACGAAAACTGGCAGGTGCTTTTCCTTCTTTAGAAATTAAAATCTATGAAGATTTGGTTTATGATTTCCAAAATTTCGAAAGATGTAAAGACTCAAAACCAGCATCAGATTGGGAAAATGTGGTTTTAACAGCGAATCTTCCTGCCGATGAAAAACTCCAAAAAGAATATGTGGAGTATCATAAAACGCAATTCGAAAAATGGCCAGAAGTAGCCAAAGGTTTCTGTAACGCCGATTTCCAACAATTGCAGGTTTTCAAAAAAGACAGACAATTAATTTTGGTAATTAGTATTCCAAAAGGAGAAAATCTGGATAAACTAAATCCAAAAACAACTCAAAATAATCCTCGTGTAGACGATTGGAACGCCTTAATGAAAAAATACCAATCTGGAATTGAAGGCGCAAAACCAGACGAAACCTGGATTTTCTTAAACAAAGTAGAAACGAAATAA
- a CDS encoding Gfo/Idh/MocA family oxidoreductase: protein MLKIAILGLGEGRSTMSAAIESSKLELVKICDRNEELCKQRAKEFDFHSYTTNYDDLLNDSSIDIIAIYTPDHLHAQHVKQALLHGKHVVCTKPFIDDLSDAKELLELSKSTGKKVFIGQSSRFFEPAKRQRADYEAGLIGDLITIEAQYHADHRWFLKKEWSLLQSFKWLYGGLSHPVDFIRWYLPNIQEVMGYGMISSNGQNAGLKNEDTMHFIFKATDGRIARVSGVYTSPTQPAQRDSGMSTILRATEGASQADYHELRYAVTDKTGEEKVITWGDSTIKYYFRFEGQSHHGGEYQNYLEYFTDSIEQGFEAYPNMEEGIGTVALLQAMDKSLQTGMPVKITDILNEYGL, encoded by the coding sequence ATGTTAAAAATAGCCATTCTAGGACTTGGAGAAGGACGAAGCACAATGTCGGCTGCTATAGAAAGTTCAAAACTAGAACTTGTTAAAATATGCGACCGAAACGAAGAATTGTGCAAACAGCGAGCAAAAGAATTCGATTTTCATTCGTACACCACCAATTACGATGATTTATTGAATGATTCGTCAATTGATATTATCGCGATTTATACACCCGATCATCTACATGCACAACATGTAAAACAAGCTTTACTGCACGGAAAACATGTCGTTTGCACAAAACCGTTTATTGATGATCTTTCGGATGCTAAAGAATTGCTAGAATTAAGCAAATCAACTGGAAAGAAAGTTTTCATTGGGCAAAGTTCTCGTTTCTTCGAACCAGCCAAAAGACAAAGAGCTGATTATGAAGCAGGTTTAATTGGAGATTTAATTACAATCGAGGCTCAATATCACGCCGATCACAGATGGTTTTTGAAGAAAGAATGGTCGCTTTTGCAATCGTTTAAATGGTTGTACGGAGGTTTGAGTCATCCTGTAGATTTTATAAGATGGTATTTGCCAAATATTCAGGAAGTAATGGGGTACGGAATGATCAGCAGTAACGGACAAAATGCAGGTTTGAAAAATGAAGATACGATGCATTTTATTTTCAAAGCTACCGATGGAAGAATTGCTCGCGTAAGCGGTGTTTACACTTCGCCAACTCAGCCAGCACAACGTGACAGCGGAATGAGCACGATTTTAAGAGCAACAGAAGGAGCAAGTCAGGCAGATTATCATGAATTGCGTTATGCCGTTACAGACAAAACGGGTGAAGAAAAAGTAATTACTTGGGGCGATAGCACGATAAAATATTATTTCCGTTTTGAAGGACAAAGTCATCATGGCGGGGAATATCAGAATTATTTAGAATATTTTACAGACAGTATCGAGCAAGGTTTTGAAGCTTATCCAAATATGGAAGAAGGAATTGGAACTGTGGCTTTATTACAAGCAATGGACAAATCTTTGCAAACTGGAATGCCGGTTAAAATTACCGATATTCTTAACGAATACGGATTATGA